In Vibrio stylophorae, the genomic stretch AGAAGAGTCATTTGACGGCGTTGAGCCATCAGAAGAACTATTGTCTCTAGAAGGCATGGAACGCACTGTCGCATTTAAGTTGGCTGCGAAGGGCGTGAATTCGTTGGAAGACCTTGCTGAGCAAGCGACTGACGATCTATTGGATATCGAAGAGCTAAATGAGCAAAGTGCCGGTGATCTGATCATGGCTGCACGTAACATTTGCTGGTTTGGTGACGAAGCATAAGTCAACAAGGAAGGAGTCGTGTATGTCGGACGTTACAGTAAAAACTCTTGCCGAGGAGATCGGTACTCCTGTTGAGCGTTTAGTCCAGCAATTTGAAGATGCTGGCATGAAAAAGAGCCAAGGTGCTGCGGTTTCTCCAGAGGAGAAAGCCGCACTTTTGACTCATTTGAAAAAAGAGCATGGCGAAGCTGGTGCACAACCAGACCAGGCGCCTACGCGCCTGACGCTACAACGTAAAACTCGCAGTACTTTAAGCATTGCTGGCACTGGCGGCAAAAGCAAAGACGTGCAAGTAGAAGTTCGTAAAAAGCGCACTTACGTAAAACGTAGTGTGTTAGAAGAAGAAAAACGTGCAGAGGAAGATGCAAAAGCGCAAGCTGAAGCGGAAGAGCAAGCACGTTTAGCGGCTGAACAAGAGAAAAAAGACGCTGAAGCAAAAGCAAAACGTGAAGCCGAAGAGGCTGCGAAGCGCGAAGCTGAAGCGAAAAAAGAAGCAGAAGCCAAAGCCAAGGCGAAAAAAGACGCTGAAGTGAAGGTGAAAAAAGAGAAATCTGCTGAACAAATAGCTCAAGAAGAGCAGGCGAAGCAAGAAGCAGAAGCGCTGAAGCATCGCCAGGAAGAGGAAGCCAAGCGTAAAGCCGAAGAAGAAAGTAAGCGTCAAATTGAAGAGGCACGCAAAATGGCTGAAGAAAATGAAGCGCGCTGGTCTGAACAAGAGCAGCAGCAAAAAACTGAAGAACAAGATCATCACACCGTGACATCACGTTACGCGCGTGAAGCTGAAGATGAGCAAGACCGTCAACAAGAAGGCCCTCGTCGTCGTAAGAAGAAGAAGCAACAGCAAGAGCGCGAAGAGGAAGCGAGCAATCGTCGTCCACGTCGCCAGAAGAAAGGTGTTAAACCATCTTCAATGCAGCACGGTTTCCAAAAGCCAGCACAAAAAGTAAACCGTGACGTTGAGATCGGGGAAACTGTGACTGTTGCTGAACTTGCGAACAAGATGGCTGTGAAAGCAACTGAAGTAATCAAAGCGATGATGAAGATGGGCGCAATGGCAACCATCAACCAAGTGATTGACCAAGAAACTGCACAGCTTGTTGCAGAAGAAATGGGTCACAAGGTGATTCTTCGTAAAGAGAACGAGCTTGAAGAAGCTGTATTGTCTGACCGTGATGCAGATGCGAAAAAAGAGCCACGTGCGCCAGTTGTGACCATTATGGGTCACGTTGACCATGGTAAAACATCGCTACTTGACTACATCCGTAAAGCACACGTTGCGACTGGCGAAGCCGGTGGTATTACCCAGCACATCGGTGCATACCATGTGAAAACCAACAACGGTATGATCACCTTCTTGGATACCCCTGGACACGCCGCGTTTACCGCAATGCGTGCTCGTGGTGCACAAGCGACAGATATCGTTGTTCTGGTTGTTGCAGCAGATGATGGCGTAATGCCACAAACTATTGAAGCAATTCAGCACGCAAAAGCGGCAGAAGTACCTTTGATTGTTGCTGTGAACAAGATGGATAAGCCTGAAGCTGATCCTGATCGCGTGAAAAATGAGCTAGCTCAATACGGCGTGATCCCAGAGGATTGGGGCGGCGAGAACATGTTCGTTCACGTCTCTGCAAAAGCAGGTACCGCAATTGACGAATTGCTTGATGCGATCCTACTTCAATCTGAAGTACTAGAGCTTGAAGCTGTTGTTGATGGCATGGCGAGCGGTGTTGTTGTTGAATCACGTCTTGATAAAGGCCGTGGTCCAGTGGCGACTGTTCTCGTTCAAGAAGGTACGCTACGTAAGGGCGATATCGTTCTTTGTGGCCTTGAGCATGGCCGCGTTCGTGCAATGACTGATGAGTCTGGTAACGAAGTTCTTGAAGCGGGTCCATCCATTCCTGTAGAGATTCTAGGTCTTTCAGGTGTACCACAATCAGGTGACGAAGCGACGGTTGTTCGTGACGAGCGTAAAGCACGCGAAGTTGCGCTATATCGTCAAGGCAAGTTCCGTGATGTGAAACTAGCACGTCAACAGAAATCTAAACTTGAAAACATGTTCTCAAACATGGCTGAAGGTGAAGTTTCTGAGTTGAACGTGGTACTGAAAGCAGACGTACAAGGTTCTGTTGAAGCCATCGTTGACTCACTATTGAAACTTTCTACTGATGAAGTGAAAGTGAAGATTGTTGGCTCTGGTGTTGGTGGTATTACCGAAACTGACGCAGTGCTTGCAGCAGCATCTAACGCAATCATCCTTGGCTTTAACGTTCGTGCTGATGCAACTGCACGCCGTACGATTGAAGCGGAAAGCATTGACCTTCGTTACTACTCAGTAATCTATGCACTGATTGACGAAGTGAAACAAGCCATGGGCGGTATGTTGGCACCTGAGTTTAAGCAAGAGATCATTGGTCTTGCGCAAGTGCGTGACGTATTTAAGTCGCCTAAACTTGGTGCAATTGCTGGCTGTATGGTGACCGAAGGTACTGTGAAGCGTAACAACCCTATCCGCGTATTGCGTGATAACGTTGTAATTTACGAAGGTGAGCTAGAATCACTTCGCCGCTTCAAAGATGACGTTAACGAAGTTAAGAACGGCTACGAATGTGGTATCGGCGTCAAGAACTACAATGATGTTCGCGTTGGTGACCAGATCGAAGTCTTTGAAATTATCGAAGTTAAACGTACTCTCGATTAATCAATCGGTCGTTACAAACACCATGGGGGGCATTAGCCCCCCATTCTTGCTGTAAAGAGAAGATAAATATGGGTAAAGAATTTAGTCGCACGCAGCGCGTTGCGCAGCAGATGCAAAAAGAGATCGCTGTGATTCTACAGCGTGAAGTGAAAGATCCACGCATTGGTATGGTGACAGTTTCTGACGTGACTGTTTCACGCGATCTATCCTATGCGAAAGTTTTTGTGACCTTCTTGACCACAGATCCTGAAAAAGCCAAAGAAGGCATGAAGGGTCTACAAGAAGCCTCTGGTTATATTCGCAGCTTGCTTGGTAAAGCGATTCGTTTGCGTATTACACCTGAGCTGAACTTTGTCTTAGATGACTCTTTGATTGAAGGTATGCGCATTTCAAACTTGGTTTCACAGGCCGTAGCTTCTGATAAAGCACGCCGTGGTGAGTCCGATGAAGATGAATCGGATAGCCAAGAGGATCAAGCCTAATGGGTCGTCAACGCCGTCGTGGGCGTCCTGTCGATGGGGTGTTGCTGCTGGATAAACCAACGGGCATCACTTCAAATGACGCACTGCAAAAAGTAAAGCGTATCTATTTTGCGGAAAAAGCGGGCCATACTGGTGCGCTTGATCCATTGGCGACCGGTATGCTGCCTATCTGTTTAGGCGAAGCCACCAAGTTTTCGCAGTTTTTGCTCGATTCTGATAAGCGTTATCGCGTAATTGCCAAACTAGGTGAGCGCACCAATACCTCTGATGCTGATGGTGAAGTGATTCAAACTCGCGAAGTGAAAGTCGATCGCGGTTTACTGGAGCGCTGCATTGCCAAATTCCGTGGTGAAACCGATCAGATTCCTTCAATGTTTTCTGCATTGAAATATCAAGGTAAGCCATTGTACGAATATGCGCGCGAAGGCATTGAAGTACCACGAGAATCACGCAAAATCACGGTTTATAGCATTGAGCTATTGCGCTTTAGCGCTGATGAAATCGAAATGGAAGTGCACTGCTCAAAAGGCACTTACATTCGTACCATCATTGATGATTTGGGCGAAATGCTCGGTTGCGGCGCCCATGTGACTATGCTTCGTCGTATTGGCGTATCAAAATACCCAATGGCGCGTGTGGTCACGCTTGAGCAGCTTGAAGCTTTGCTTGAGCAAGCGCGTGAGCAAGAGATTCAACCGCGCGAATTGCTTGATCCACTGCTATTGCCAATGGATACCGCAGTACAAGATTTGCCTGAGGTCTTCTTGATTCCTCAGGTTGCAAGCTATGTGATGCAAGGCCAAGCGGTGAAAGTGCCTAACGCACCTGACTCTGGTTTGGTTCGTATGGTCACTGGTGAAACGCGTGAATTTATTGGTGTTGCTGAAATGAATGCTGAAGGCATGGTAGCACCAAAACGTTTAGTGAATCGCCAACAGGGCTAATTCATTCGCTGAAAGACTGAACAGTAGCGGGCTTTGAAAGGGTGCTTGCTTTTTCAAAGTGCTCTGTTAGAATCCTTCGGCTATTTCGCGTGTCGGCTGAATCAGAGATTGGCTGGCACATACTATAAACACACTCTATTAGGAGAGTTATTATGTCTCTGAGCGTAGAAAAGAAAGCTCAAATCGTTGCTGATTTCGCACGTGGCGAAGGCGACACCGGTTCACCAGAAGTACAGGTTGCACTGCTAACTGCACAAATCAACCACCTACAAGGTCACTTCTCTGAGCACAAAGGCGATCACCACAGCCGTCGCGGTCTACTTCGCATGGTTTCACGTCGTCGTAAACTTCTTGACTACTTGAAGCGTAAAGATCTAGATCGTTACCAAGACCTAATCAAGCGTCTTGGCCTACGTCGCTAATCACGCTTATGAGAAAGGGGCCGTTTGGCCCCTTTCTTTTTTTCTAAGACCCTGTAAAAATAGCTAAGGGGCAGATTCATTTCTCCACTTTCCGTCTGTTGTCGACCAATGAGGTCGCGACTATTACAAGGGCATGTATCAGCACGCTTCGTGTTTGTCTCGTGTATTTGTATTAGTCGCGATAGGACTGTGTGAGTGAACTGCAATATTTGATAGATGCATGACATCTACGAAGAAGGAATAATTCGTGAAACCTATCGTAAAACAATTTCAATATGGTAATCACACCGTCACTCTAGAAACGGGTGTAATGGCTCGCCAAGCAACTGCAGCTGTGATGGTGAGCATGGACGACACAGCTGTGTTCGTTTCTGTTGTAGGTAAAAAAGAAGCAGTTGAAGGCCAAGATTTCTTCCCATTGACCGTCAACTACCAAGAGCGTACTTACGCTGCTGGTAAAATCCCTGGTGGTTTCTTCAAGCGTGAAGGCCGTCCATCTGAAGGCGAAACTTTGACCGCGCGTCTAATCGACCGTCCAATTCGCCCGCTATTCCCTGATGGCTTCACTAACGAAGTTCAAGTGGTTGCAACTGTGGTTTCTGTAAACCCTGCTGTGAGCCCTGATCTTGTTGCAATGATCGGTACCTCTGCTGCGCTATCTATTTCTGGTATTCCATTCCACGGCCCAATTGCTGCGGCACGTGTTGGTTATATCAACGATGAATTGGTATTGAACCCAAGCATCGCTGAACTTGCAGATAGCAAGCTAGACCTTGTGGTTGCAGGTACTGAAAACGCAGTATTGATGGTTGAATCAGAAGCCGATCAACTTTCTGAAGCGCAAATGCTTGCAGCGGTTGTATTTGGTCATGAGCAACAACAAGTTGTGATCAATGCGATTAAAGAGTTTGCAGCTGAAGTGGCTACCCCTGCATGGGATTGGACTGCACCTGCGAAAAACGTTGAGCTTGCTGGTAAAGTGGCAGAGCTTGCTGAAGCGCGTTTCGTTGAAGCATATCAAATCACTGAAAAAATGGCGCGTTACGATGCCGTTGGTGAAATCAAGAAAGCTGTTGTTGAGCAGCTG encodes the following:
- the truB gene encoding tRNA pseudouridine(55) synthase TruB translates to MGRQRRRGRPVDGVLLLDKPTGITSNDALQKVKRIYFAEKAGHTGALDPLATGMLPICLGEATKFSQFLLDSDKRYRVIAKLGERTNTSDADGEVIQTREVKVDRGLLERCIAKFRGETDQIPSMFSALKYQGKPLYEYAREGIEVPRESRKITVYSIELLRFSADEIEMEVHCSKGTYIRTIIDDLGEMLGCGAHVTMLRRIGVSKYPMARVVTLEQLEALLEQAREQEIQPRELLDPLLLPMDTAVQDLPEVFLIPQVASYVMQGQAVKVPNAPDSGLVRMVTGETREFIGVAEMNAEGMVAPKRLVNRQQG
- the rpsO gene encoding 30S ribosomal protein S15, translated to MSLSVEKKAQIVADFARGEGDTGSPEVQVALLTAQINHLQGHFSEHKGDHHSRRGLLRMVSRRRKLLDYLKRKDLDRYQDLIKRLGLRR
- the rbfA gene encoding 30S ribosome-binding factor RbfA — its product is MGKEFSRTQRVAQQMQKEIAVILQREVKDPRIGMVTVSDVTVSRDLSYAKVFVTFLTTDPEKAKEGMKGLQEASGYIRSLLGKAIRLRITPELNFVLDDSLIEGMRISNLVSQAVASDKARRGESDEDESDSQEDQA
- the infB gene encoding translation initiation factor IF-2, which codes for MSDVTVKTLAEEIGTPVERLVQQFEDAGMKKSQGAAVSPEEKAALLTHLKKEHGEAGAQPDQAPTRLTLQRKTRSTLSIAGTGGKSKDVQVEVRKKRTYVKRSVLEEEKRAEEDAKAQAEAEEQARLAAEQEKKDAEAKAKREAEEAAKREAEAKKEAEAKAKAKKDAEVKVKKEKSAEQIAQEEQAKQEAEALKHRQEEEAKRKAEEESKRQIEEARKMAEENEARWSEQEQQQKTEEQDHHTVTSRYAREAEDEQDRQQEGPRRRKKKKQQQEREEEASNRRPRRQKKGVKPSSMQHGFQKPAQKVNRDVEIGETVTVAELANKMAVKATEVIKAMMKMGAMATINQVIDQETAQLVAEEMGHKVILRKENELEEAVLSDRDADAKKEPRAPVVTIMGHVDHGKTSLLDYIRKAHVATGEAGGITQHIGAYHVKTNNGMITFLDTPGHAAFTAMRARGAQATDIVVLVVAADDGVMPQTIEAIQHAKAAEVPLIVAVNKMDKPEADPDRVKNELAQYGVIPEDWGGENMFVHVSAKAGTAIDELLDAILLQSEVLELEAVVDGMASGVVVESRLDKGRGPVATVLVQEGTLRKGDIVLCGLEHGRVRAMTDESGNEVLEAGPSIPVEILGLSGVPQSGDEATVVRDERKAREVALYRQGKFRDVKLARQQKSKLENMFSNMAEGEVSELNVVLKADVQGSVEAIVDSLLKLSTDEVKVKIVGSGVGGITETDAVLAAASNAIILGFNVRADATARRTIEAESIDLRYYSVIYALIDEVKQAMGGMLAPEFKQEIIGLAQVRDVFKSPKLGAIAGCMVTEGTVKRNNPIRVLRDNVVIYEGELESLRRFKDDVNEVKNGYECGIGVKNYNDVRVGDQIEVFEIIEVKRTLD